A genomic region of Heliomicrobium gestii contains the following coding sequences:
- a CDS encoding spore coat associated protein CotJA, which yields MPMPCEPMPVPMPVEPIAREPMDHRPAPCAPCESYDPATTVPPEMMKPGWKLARAYVPYQQYCPPFYPPAEALCKGTIFPGLYRPYCHDRRRR from the coding sequence ATGCCCATGCCTTGTGAACCGATGCCCGTGCCTATGCCTGTGGAGCCCATTGCCCGTGAACCGATGGACCACCGGCCTGCGCCCTGCGCCCCCTGTGAGTCCTATGATCCAGCCACCACCGTCCCGCCGGAGATGATGAAACCAGGCTGGAAGCTCGCCCGCGCCTATGTGCCCTACCAGCAGTACTGCCCACCCTTCTACCCTCCGGCCGAAGCCCTCTGCAAGGGCACGATTTTCCCCGGTCTCTACCGCCCCTACTGTCACGATCGGCGTCGTCGATGA
- a CDS encoding spore coat protein CotJB, with translation MDRHQLELLRRIQELEFVAVDLNLFLDTHPNDKAALRDFTRVTDELKKLKHAYEHRYALLTAGGHNPGRYPWNWIEEPWPWEIEY, from the coding sequence ATGGACCGGCACCAGTTAGAACTGCTCCGGCGCATCCAGGAGTTGGAGTTTGTCGCCGTCGACCTGAACCTATTTCTGGACACCCACCCCAACGATAAAGCCGCTTTGCGGGACTTCACTCGTGTTACCGATGAGTTGAAAAAGCTAAAGCACGCTTACGAGCATCGCTATGCGCTGTTGACAGCGGGCGGGCATAATCCCGGACGGTACCCCTGGAACTGGATCGAAGAGCCCTGGCCTTGGGAAATCGAGTACTGA
- a CDS encoding manganese catalase family protein, giving the protein MWIYEKKLQYPVRVERCDIGMARYLFAQYGGPDSELAAALRYLTQRYSMPTKKATGLLTDIGTEELAHLEVIATLIYKLTKDVPAEKLREVGLGGFYAQHDNALYYADANGVPWTAAYIQATGDPVADLHEDLAAEEKARATYEHLINLTDDPGVKDALRFLREREVVHFQRFGEALVDVQFFMDRKQCY; this is encoded by the coding sequence ATGTGGATTTATGAGAAAAAGCTCCAATACCCGGTCCGGGTGGAACGGTGTGACATCGGCATGGCCAGATACCTTTTCGCCCAATACGGGGGGCCCGATTCCGAACTGGCTGCGGCTCTGCGGTATTTGACGCAGCGGTATTCGATGCCTACGAAAAAGGCTACAGGTCTTCTCACCGATATCGGGACTGAGGAATTGGCACACTTGGAAGTAATCGCCACACTCATTTACAAACTGACCAAGGATGTCCCTGCGGAAAAATTGCGTGAAGTTGGTCTCGGAGGTTTTTACGCGCAGCACGACAATGCGCTCTACTATGCGGACGCCAACGGTGTCCCTTGGACTGCCGCATACATTCAGGCAACCGGTGACCCTGTGGCGGACCTCCATGAGGACCTGGCAGCCGAGGAGAAAGCCCGGGCCACCTATGAACACCTCATCAATCTGACCGACGATCCCGGCGTCAAGGACGCCCTCCGATTCCTGCGGGAGCGAGAAGTGGTTCACTTCCAGCGCTTTGGCGAGGCGCTTGTTGACGTGCAGTTCTTTATGGATCGGAAACAGTGCTACTAG